From the Salarias fasciatus chromosome 16, fSalaFa1.1, whole genome shotgun sequence genome, one window contains:
- the sik1 gene encoding serine/threonine-protein kinase SIK1 — MVVMTETSRGAQPSPAQGRPLQVGFYEIIRTLGKGNFAVVKLAKHKVTKTQVAIKIIDKTRLNPSNLEKIYREVQIMKLLNHPHIIKLYQVMETKDMLYIVTEYAKNGEMFDHLTSNGRMSEDEARKKFWQILTAVDYCHRHHIVHRDLKTENLLLDANMNIKLADFGFGNFYNAGEPLSTWCGSPPYAAPEVFEGKEYEGPQLDVWSLGVVLYVLVCGSLPFDGPSLPALRQRVTEGRFRIPFFMSQDCENLIRKMLVVDPAKRITVAQIKQHRWMLADPTAAHQTLSHSLTEYNSNLGDYSEPVLGIMNTLGIDRQRTIESLQSSSYNHFSAIYYLLLERVREHRSQQLSRQCGTWSQRPRSTSDSTGPEVIMESTDSYRTATFSLPAKNTPPVYSEVECDQGGLFQRVVFPVEASLNRLLWNRSISPNSLLETSISEEVRPRDLEEEEATQTLGPLLPPTTTSRRHTLAEVSARFHQCNPPCIVVSPSDGASSDSCLKSSSSPAPSLQAAMGDMSALLASGAEGGALQPTGAPLALSSHLLPQAQGSLPAASFQEGRRASDTSLTQGLKAFRQQLRKNTRTKGLLGLNKIKGLTRQVVPPPSCNRGSRGSLGPALSEHRSMLEEVLHQQRMLQIQHQQQPQVQPAPTGPTQNPLLYLTQQQSPSPPPSSVFASSPLFDAPAQQASGPWQQTLDSTSVPSSSSSSSSSSSSSPASGCSSSSSSCYSSSMSPVASAAYLLEARLHISQQPHPHTYGGLQQQPQAATPHPFPVLSKPAVWSLGSASGADPDMQGLAGQQQLSSCVMVK; from the exons ATGGTGGTCATGACGGAAACCAGCCGGGGGGCTCAGCCGAGCCCAGCCCAGGGAAGGCCACTGCAGGTCGGCTTCTACGAGATCATCCGCACCCTGGGGAAAGGAAACTTTGCAGTGGTGAAACTGGCCAAACACAAAGTCACCAAAACACAG gtGGCCATAAAAATAATTGATAAAACCAGGCTGAATCCCTCCAACCTGGAGAAGATCTACAGAGAGGTGCAGATAATGAAGCTGCTGAACCACCCCCATATCATCAAACTTTACCAG GTCATGGAGACCAAAGATATGCTGTACATTGTGACGGAGTACGCAAAGAACGGAGAGATGTTCG ACCACCTGACCTCAAACGGCCGCATGAGCGAAGATGAAGCGCGGAAGAAGTTCTGGCAGATCCTGACGGCGGTGGACTACTGCCACCGACACCACATCGTTCACCGTGACCTAAAAACcgagaacctgctgctggatgcCAACATGAACATCAAGCTGGCTG ACTTTGGATTTGGAAACTTCTACAACGCGGGGGAGCCTCTGTCTACGTGGTGTGGCAGCCCGCCTTACGCCGCCCCGGAGGTGTTTGAAGGAAAAGAGTACGAGGGGCCTCAGCTCGACGTCTGG AGCCTCGGTGTGGTGCTTTATGTTCTTGTGTGCGGCTCTCTTCCCTTCGACGGTCCCAGCCTTCCTGCACTCCGGCAAAGAGTCACCGAGGGACGCTTCCGAATTCCTTTCTTCATGTCCCAAG ACTGTGAAAACCTCATCCGTAAGATGCTGGTGGTAGATCCAGCTAAGAGGATCACTGTGGCCCAGATCAAGCAGCACCGCTGGATGCTGGCGGACCCGACGGCCGCCCACCAGACCCTCAGCCACTCCCTCACCGAGTACAACTCCAACCTGGGAGACTACAGCGAGCCTGTGCTGGGAATCATGAACACGCTCGGCATCGACCGCCAGAGGACGATCGAG TCgttgcagagcagcagctacAATCACTTCTCTGCCATCTactacctgctgctggagagagtCAGGGAACATCGTTCGCAGCAGCTGAGCCGCCAGTGTGGCACCTGGAGCCAGAGGCCCCGGAGCACCTCCGACTCCACCGGCCCAGAG GTAATTATGGAGTCCACTGACAGCTACAGAACTGCAACGTTTTCACTTCCAGCCAAAAACACTCCTCCTGTGTACTCGGAGGTCGAGTGTGACCAGGGCGGACTGTTCCAG CGTGTGGTCTTTCCAGTTGAGGCCAGCCTCAACAGATTGCTGTGGAACCGCTCCATTTCACccaacagcctgctggagacgAGCATCAGCGAAGAAGTGCGACCAAGAGacctggaagaggaagaggcaaCCCAAACTCTTggccccctgctccctccgaccaccacctcCCGCAGACACACTCTGGCTGAGGTCTCCGCCCGCTTCCACCAGTGCAATCCTCCCT GCATCGTGGTCAGCCCCTCGGATGGTGCCTCATCTGACAGCTGCCTCAAGTCCTCATCCAGTCCTGCCCCCTCTCTGCAAGCTGCCATGGGTGACATGTCAGCACTTCTGGCCTCGGGGGCAGAaggtggagctctgcagcctaCCGGAGCTCCGCTGGctctctcctcccacctcctgCCCCAGGCCCAGGGTAGCCTGCCCGCTGCCAGCTTCCAGGAGGGTCGAAGAGCATCTGACACCTCCCTCACCCAAG GCCTCAAAGCTTTCCGCCAGCAGCTGCGGAAAAACACACGCACTAAAGGGCTTCTGGGATTAAATAAGATCAAGGGTCTGACGAGGCAGGtcgttcctccgccctcctgcaACCGAGGCAGCCGAGGGTCACTGGGTCCTGCCCTGTCTGAGCACCGCAGCAtgctggaggaggtgctgcACCAGCAGAG gatgCTTCAGattcagcaccagcagcagcctcaggtCCAGCCCGCTCCGACCGGACCTACCCAGAATCCTCTGCTCTACCTGACGCAGCAGCAGTCGCCTTCTCCCCCGCCTTCATCCGTGTTTGCTTCCTCCCCCTTGTTCGACGCCCCCGCCCAGCAGGCGTCGGGCCCCTGGCAACAAACTCTCGACTCCACCTCtgtcccctcttcctcctcctcctcctcctcctcctcctcctcctcccccgcctccggctgctcctcatcctcctcgtcctgctACTCGTCCTCCATGTCCCCCGTGGCCTCCGCTGCCTACCTCCTGGAGGCTCGCCTGCACAtcagccagcagccacacccGCACACCTATggcggcctccagcagcagccgcaggcCGCCACGCCGCACCCCTTCCCCGTCCTCTCCAAGCCGGCCGTGTGGAGCCTGGGCTCGGCCTCCGGCGCCGACCCCGACATGCAGGGTCTggctggacagcagcagctcagcagctgcgTCATGGTGAAGTAG